A single window of Vigna unguiculata cultivar IT97K-499-35 chromosome 1, ASM411807v1, whole genome shotgun sequence DNA harbors:
- the LOC114181491 gene encoding protein FLOWERING LOCUS T-like: MCVNQRHIVFSSELELAMPTTSRNPLVVGRVIGEVIEHFESSIPFRVSYGNREVNNGCELKPSQVVNKPRVSVGGDDLRNFYTLVLVDPDAPSPSNPNFREYLHWLVTDIPATTGASFGNEVVSYESPRPTMGIHRLVFVLFRQQYRQRVYAPGWRQNFNTREFAELYNLGLPVAAVFFNCQRETGSGGRTF; this comes from the exons ATGTGTGTGAACCAAAGGCATATTGTGTTTAGCAGTGAGTTAGAGTTAGCCATGCCTACTACTAGCAGAAATCCTCTTGTGGTTGGGCGTGTTATAGGGGAGGTAATAGAACACTTTGAAAGTTCCATTCCTTTTAGGGTCTCCTATGGCAATAGAGAGGTCAACAATGGTTGTGAGCTTAAACCTTCCCAAGTTGTGAACAAACCCAGAGTGAGTGTTGGTGGAGATGATCTCAGGAACTTCTATACTCTG GTGTTAGTAGATCCTGATGCTCCCAGCCCTAGTAACCCTAATTTCAGGGAGTACCTTCATTG GTTGGTGACTGATATTCCCGCAACTACCGGGGCTAGTTTCG GTAACGAGGTTGTAAGTTATGAAAGTCCACGACCAACGATGGGGATTCATCGTTTGGTGTTTGTGTTGTTCCGTCAACAGTATCGACAGAGGGTGTATGCTCCTGGATGGCGACAGAATTTCAACACCAGAGAATTTGCTGAACTTTACAATCTTGGTTTGCCAGTTGCTGCAGTGTTCTTCAACTGTCAGAGGGAAACTGGTTCTGGTGGTAGGACATTTTGA